The Coprobacter tertius genome includes a region encoding these proteins:
- a CDS encoding glycoside hydrolase family 2 TIM barrel-domain containing protein, protein MSCFVILMAMNFCQAVYAQSIDTKVLYEIVNVNGLVLDNQSNLDNNSNIFIATRVPKKTSQVWALVHLDNGCYQIVSPLSGKALDNGNHGQNVGRVIQWDAQQNNGNQQWTLTPVGKDTYTFTSKSSNMNLGSPDEGAVGETVFQLKPDASNRLQHWKLVKSNLKVEFDALKTTSENDWENEAIFAINKEPGHTTYVPFPSVQALKNDPSYQKPWIRNQSSRYQLLNGNWKFNWVKQPSERPVNFYKPSYDVSAWDELPVPSNWEMHGYGTPIYTNITYPFRNNPPFIQTQKGYTNEKEPNPVGSYRRNFEIPADWSGDEIFLHFDGVYSAMYVWVNGKKVGYSQGANNDAEFNITPYVKKGKNVLAVEVYRWSDGSYIEDQDMFRLSGIHRDVYVYATPKLHLRDYYITSGFNEDLSKAEMNVRFNVKNYGKKKSDVAVAQLTLLDADGKQVALINEKIDPLAKGKEAVENASVTIKNPKLWTAETPYLYTAIVELLDKDGKTLEAFQTMYGFRKIEIKNNRVYINNEQVFFKGANRHDIHPQLGKAVPVESMIEDILLFKRYNLNTIRTSHYPNDAKMYALYDYYGLYVMDEADLECHGNNSISEKESWIPAYVDRMVRVIERDKNHPSVIFWSMGNESGNGNNFKAVYKAARALDSRPIHYEGFNEIADMDSRMYPSVDFMIKEDRNGHQKPYFLCEYAHAMGNAIGNLAEYWDYIENKSERMIGGCIWDWVDQGICKYDEKKNRYYFGSDFGDKPNDFDFCCNGIVTPDRQITPKLLEVKKVYQYIKFKPEDIAAGKIKIINKYDFLNLDQFDLYWTLQKDGKVINDGSMPLGNVAPNGEVTVTIPYTKDIQPGSEYFVNLGILLNSDCVWAEAGHVVATEQFAITPRVEVPAWVNASSDTLKTSLSGDVLDFKSPHFYVAFDTKDGKMVSLRYNGTEMIYDKTGFGYNWYRSISNERNDFGNWSTHLDCTVFDWKISEDKRSATVNTSFVVNIDRPERPITEKYSVTYVINSDGTIDVKGSFPTSAKFALPRIGLQVSLNPTLEQVEWYGRGPIENYWDRKDAAYVGIYKNTVTGMEESYVRSQSMGNREDVRWLELTNQKGEGIKITSLDNLRFTALHFTDPQLWDIVHGHDRDAVRRAEVVLTLDCIQRGLGNASCGPRQLPKYLIKSNSLYEYSFRITPVNP, encoded by the coding sequence ATGTCATGTTTCGTTATCCTGATGGCAATGAATTTTTGTCAGGCAGTTTACGCACAGTCGATCGATACGAAAGTTTTGTATGAGATTGTCAATGTAAACGGTTTGGTTCTTGATAATCAAAGTAATCTTGACAATAATTCCAATATTTTTATTGCGACCCGTGTCCCTAAGAAGACCTCTCAGGTATGGGCGTTGGTGCATTTGGATAATGGATGTTATCAGATCGTAAGTCCTTTATCGGGGAAAGCGCTCGATAATGGTAATCACGGTCAGAATGTGGGGCGCGTTATTCAGTGGGATGCACAACAGAATAACGGGAACCAGCAATGGACACTGACTCCTGTGGGTAAAGATACTTATACTTTTACGAGTAAAAGTAGTAATATGAATCTCGGATCACCTGATGAAGGTGCTGTGGGAGAGACCGTTTTTCAGCTTAAGCCCGATGCTTCCAATCGGTTACAACACTGGAAATTGGTAAAATCGAATTTGAAAGTCGAATTCGATGCTCTCAAAACGACTAGTGAAAACGATTGGGAGAACGAAGCGATATTTGCTATTAATAAGGAGCCGGGGCATACGACATATGTTCCTTTCCCATCGGTTCAGGCGTTAAAAAATGATCCGTCGTATCAGAAACCGTGGATCAGAAATCAATCTTCACGTTACCAGCTTTTGAATGGAAACTGGAAATTTAATTGGGTAAAACAGCCATCTGAAAGACCGGTTAATTTTTATAAACCAAGCTATGATGTATCCGCCTGGGATGAGCTCCCTGTTCCTTCTAATTGGGAAATGCACGGTTACGGAACCCCGATTTATACTAATATTACTTATCCTTTCCGTAATAATCCTCCTTTTATACAGACTCAAAAAGGATATACCAATGAGAAAGAACCGAATCCGGTTGGTTCGTATCGTCGCAATTTCGAGATTCCTGCCGATTGGTCAGGAGATGAAATTTTCTTGCATTTCGATGGAGTATATAGTGCTATGTATGTGTGGGTGAATGGGAAGAAAGTCGGTTATAGCCAAGGAGCTAATAACGATGCGGAATTCAATATTACACCCTATGTGAAAAAAGGAAAGAATGTTTTGGCTGTCGAGGTTTACCGTTGGAGTGACGGAAGCTATATCGAAGATCAGGATATGTTCAGACTCAGTGGTATTCACCGGGATGTTTACGTTTATGCTACCCCAAAATTGCATTTAAGAGATTATTATATTACTTCCGGATTTAATGAAGATTTGAGCAAAGCTGAAATGAACGTCAGGTTTAATGTGAAAAATTACGGTAAGAAAAAATCTGATGTGGCTGTGGCTCAGTTAACTCTTTTGGATGCAGATGGAAAACAGGTCGCTCTGATCAATGAAAAAATCGATCCGTTGGCTAAAGGAAAAGAGGCGGTGGAAAATGCTTCGGTTACGATTAAAAATCCTAAGTTGTGGACTGCAGAAACTCCTTATCTTTATACCGCTATCGTAGAATTACTTGATAAAGACGGTAAAACATTGGAAGCTTTCCAGACTATGTACGGTTTCCGTAAAATCGAAATTAAAAATAATCGGGTATATATCAACAACGAACAGGTATTTTTCAAAGGAGCTAATCGTCACGACATACATCCGCAACTCGGTAAAGCTGTTCCGGTAGAATCGATGATTGAAGACATTCTTCTGTTTAAACGCTATAATTTAAATACAATACGTACAAGTCACTATCCTAATGATGCCAAAATGTATGCATTATATGATTATTACGGTTTGTATGTGATGGATGAAGCCGATCTCGAATGTCATGGGAATAATTCGATTAGTGAAAAGGAAAGCTGGATTCCGGCGTATGTCGATCGAATGGTACGGGTTATTGAACGTGATAAAAATCATCCTTCGGTAATTTTCTGGTCGATGGGAAACGAGTCCGGTAACGGTAATAATTTTAAAGCGGTTTATAAGGCAGCACGTGCTCTCGATTCGCGTCCGATACATTATGAAGGATTTAATGAAATTGCCGATATGGACTCACGTATGTATCCTTCGGTAGATTTTATGATTAAAGAAGACCGCAATGGACATCAGAAACCTTATTTCCTTTGTGAGTATGCTCATGCTATGGGAAATGCGATCGGAAACCTGGCTGAATACTGGGATTATATCGAAAATAAGTCTGAACGAATGATTGGAGGTTGTATCTGGGATTGGGTAGATCAAGGAATCTGTAAGTATGACGAGAAAAAAAATCGGTACTATTTTGGTAGCGATTTTGGAGATAAACCCAATGATTTCGATTTCTGCTGTAACGGAATTGTGACACCCGATCGTCAGATAACACCCAAATTACTCGAAGTAAAGAAAGTTTATCAATATATCAAATTCAAACCAGAGGATATTGCAGCCGGTAAAATAAAGATTATTAATAAATACGATTTTCTTAATCTCGATCAATTTGATCTGTACTGGACGTTGCAGAAAGACGGGAAAGTGATAAATGACGGTTCTATGCCATTAGGAAATGTAGCTCCTAACGGAGAAGTTACCGTAACAATACCTTATACAAAAGATATCCAACCGGGAAGTGAATATTTTGTAAATCTGGGAATTCTTTTAAATTCCGATTGTGTATGGGCCGAAGCCGGGCATGTAGTGGCTACCGAGCAGTTTGCTATAACACCGCGGGTAGAAGTCCCAGCTTGGGTAAATGCATCTTCCGATACGTTGAAAACATCGCTTTCGGGTGACGTCCTTGATTTTAAATCTCCGCATTTTTATGTCGCTTTCGATACGAAAGACGGTAAAATGGTTTCATTGCGTTATAATGGTACGGAGATGATATACGATAAGACCGGGTTTGGTTACAATTGGTACCGTTCGATCAGTAACGAGAGAAATGATTTCGGAAACTGGTCGACACATTTGGATTGCACTGTTTTCGATTGGAAAATTTCTGAAGACAAACGTTCGGCGACTGTAAATACATCGTTTGTGGTAAATATCGATCGTCCGGAACGTCCGATTACAGAGAAGTATTCGGTTACATATGTAATTAACTCTGATGGTACTATCGATGTAAAAGGATCCTTCCCCACCAGCGCGAAATTTGCCTTACCCCGTATCGGGTTACAAGTAAGCCTTAACCCGACACTCGAACAGGTAGAATGGTATGGGCGTGGTCCCATAGAAAATTATTGGGATCGTAAAGACGCGGCATACGTGGGTATTTATAAAAATACGGTAACAGGTATGGAAGAATCTTATGTGCGTTCACAAAGTATGGGTAATCGGGAAGATGTTCGTTGGTTGGAGCTTACCAATCAGAAAGGAGAGGGTATAAAAATTACTTCGCTCGATAACTTGCGTTTTACGGCATTGCATTTTACCGATCCTCAATTATGGGATATTGTACACGGACACGATCGGGATGCGGTGCGGCGTGCCGAGGTAGTTCTTACCCTCGATTGCATACAGCGCGGGTTGGGAAATGCCAGTTGTGGTCCTCGTCAATTACCGAAATATCTTATAAAATCGAATAGTCTGTACGAGTATTCCTTCCGCATTACACCTGTAAATCCGTGA
- a CDS encoding YeiH family protein, whose protein sequence is MFSEKRGSMLHGILLIVLFSCAAFYIGDIPFVKKLSFSPMIVGIVLGMLYANSLRNHLPGTWIPGIQFCTKQILRLGIILYGFRLTFQDVVAVGLPAIIIDAIIVTVTIIGGIYIGKILKMDKDTALLTSVGSGICGAAAVLGAEATIRSKPYKTAVAISTVVIFGTISMFLYPFLYRTGVFDLSHEQMGIFTGSTLHEVAHVVGAGDAMGKDISDSAIIVKMIRVMMLVPVLLIISFAMVRAGAGKNKGGKEGQKSKITIPWFAIGFLLVIGFNSFDLLPGRFVTGINNFDTFLLTMAMTALGAETSIEKFKKAGAKPFILALVLYAWLIGGGYVIIKYLTPYIL, encoded by the coding sequence ATGTTTAGTGAAAAGAGAGGGAGTATGCTCCACGGTATTTTGTTGATTGTATTGTTTTCTTGTGCGGCGTTTTATATCGGCGACATTCCATTTGTAAAAAAACTTTCGTTCAGCCCGATGATCGTAGGTATTGTTTTGGGTATGCTATATGCTAATAGTTTACGGAATCATCTGCCTGGTACATGGATACCCGGGATACAATTTTGTACAAAACAAATATTACGGTTGGGCATTATATTGTATGGGTTCAGGCTCACTTTTCAAGATGTTGTAGCAGTGGGTTTGCCTGCGATAATTATAGATGCTATTATTGTTACCGTTACCATCATCGGAGGCATATATATTGGCAAAATTTTGAAAATGGATAAAGATACCGCATTACTTACATCGGTCGGAAGCGGTATTTGCGGAGCTGCAGCTGTTTTAGGTGCGGAAGCGACGATACGCAGTAAGCCGTATAAAACAGCGGTTGCTATTTCTACTGTCGTCATATTCGGAACGATCTCTATGTTTTTATATCCGTTTTTGTACAGAACGGGAGTATTTGATCTTTCTCATGAGCAAATGGGTATTTTTACGGGATCTACGCTGCATGAGGTTGCACATGTAGTAGGTGCCGGTGATGCGATGGGTAAGGATATTTCCGATTCGGCTATCATTGTAAAAATGATAAGGGTAATGATGCTGGTGCCGGTATTGTTGATTATAAGTTTTGCGATGGTACGTGCAGGTGCAGGGAAAAATAAGGGGGGAAAAGAAGGTCAAAAAAGTAAGATTACGATTCCCTGGTTTGCAATTGGTTTTTTGTTGGTAATCGGTTTTAATTCGTTCGATTTGCTACCGGGTAGGTTTGTAACCGGAATCAATAATTTCGATACATTTTTGTTAACCATGGCTATGACAGCTTTAGGTGCTGAAACTAGTATCGAAAAATTTAAAAAGGCAGGAGCTAAACCATTTATATTAGCTTTGGTTTTGTATGCCTGGTTAATAGGTGGCGGATATGTAATTATAAAATACCTTACTCCTTATATTTTATAA
- a CDS encoding DUF6125 family protein — MNILETLSKEQLIELVHIFSKNMSALDGVWFQSVESKFGMDEAMYHDCNVWKRYSDSEGKRIKKFLKLSDRPGVEGLKQALAYRFNEFLNDTEIIIKDNTLIYRVNNCRVQTARSRKSMPFHPCLSAGLMEYTYFALAIDDRFICEPISCYPQVSDPTCACAWKFTLDTQK; from the coding sequence ATGAATATACTCGAAACTCTTTCGAAAGAACAATTAATTGAATTGGTACATATTTTCTCAAAAAATATGTCGGCCCTCGATGGGGTATGGTTTCAGTCGGTTGAATCAAAATTCGGCATGGACGAAGCAATGTATCATGATTGCAATGTTTGGAAAAGATATTCGGATTCGGAAGGAAAACGGATAAAAAAATTTTTGAAATTATCTGATCGTCCGGGAGTCGAAGGCCTAAAACAAGCATTGGCTTATCGTTTTAATGAATTTCTTAACGACACTGAAATCATTATCAAAGACAATACCTTGATATACCGGGTAAATAATTGCAGAGTACAAACCGCCCGCTCGCGAAAAAGCATGCCTTTTCACCCCTGTCTGTCGGCCGGATTAATGGAATATACCTATTTTGCTCTTGCTATCGACGACCGTTTTATTTGCGAACCGATAAGTTGCTACCCGCAAGTATCCGATCCTACTTGCGCATGCGCCTGGAAATTTACACTCGATACCCAAAAATAG
- a CDS encoding sulfite exporter TauE/SafE family protein, producing MAELFDEPWKWVVFFCCTFLTGIAKSGIQGVGSLTIPIYALLFGAKASTGIILPSILVADIMSAWLNRHHIHFTYILHLIPWAAAGLILALFTGKNMPSVQFGKLMAACILAGLIVMTVMQHHTFTHRQKKWLRPLFGILAGFSALIGNAAGPVVSVYLLTMRLPKYAFVTTSIWFIFIMNVVKLPIQIFVWENIPPTSFLLALFAIPCILLGAFTGKSIIRILPEKGFRIIITILVIISTLLMIIR from the coding sequence ATGGCTGAACTTTTCGACGAACCCTGGAAATGGGTAGTTTTTTTCTGTTGCACTTTTCTGACGGGAATCGCCAAAAGCGGTATTCAGGGAGTCGGCAGCCTAACAATCCCCATATATGCACTACTTTTCGGGGCAAAAGCTTCCACAGGCATTATACTACCCTCGATACTCGTCGCAGATATAATGTCGGCCTGGTTAAACAGACATCATATACACTTCACCTATATTTTGCATCTGATACCTTGGGCGGCAGCAGGCCTCATACTGGCATTATTCACCGGTAAAAACATGCCTTCGGTGCAATTCGGCAAACTAATGGCAGCCTGCATTTTAGCCGGCCTTATCGTCATGACCGTTATGCAACATCATACCTTTACTCATCGACAAAAAAAATGGTTACGCCCTTTATTCGGTATACTGGCCGGTTTTTCGGCCTTGATTGGAAATGCAGCAGGGCCAGTCGTATCGGTTTACCTTTTGACGATGCGACTTCCTAAATACGCATTTGTAACGACCAGTATATGGTTTATTTTTATAATGAATGTCGTAAAATTGCCGATACAAATATTCGTTTGGGAGAATATTCCTCCCACCTCCTTTTTGCTCGCCCTATTTGCCATACCCTGTATTTTACTGGGTGCATTTACCGGAAAATCTATCATACGGATACTTCCCGAAAAAGGATTCCGAATTATTATAACTATACTCGTGATAATTTCTACTCTACTTATGATAATACGATAA
- a CDS encoding CatA-like O-acetyltransferase produces the protein MERFDVSQWPRKKTYELFKDYADPTFNLTTNVEVTRLYKDCVENKRSFFLSSYYYLLKAANEVTEFRLRIIDDEIWDIGNLDGASIVSRGNGDISFIYFQNQPTFEEFMEDASRRLHVHLQQDGHDPESFRRNLILHSVLPWVSFTSVKHPHKDLKDADMPRITNGKLIKDKNRIWMPTNVEAHHGLMDGYQMSRFFDKLETYCAR, from the coding sequence ATGGAACGATTTGATGTATCGCAATGGCCCCGAAAAAAAACGTATGAGTTGTTTAAAGATTATGCAGACCCTACATTTAATCTAACTACAAATGTTGAGGTTACGCGCTTATATAAAGATTGTGTTGAAAATAAAAGGAGTTTTTTTCTGTCTTCTTATTATTATCTTTTGAAAGCCGCTAATGAAGTTACTGAGTTCCGATTGCGAATTATCGATGATGAGATTTGGGATATTGGTAATCTCGACGGAGCATCTATCGTATCGCGTGGCAATGGAGACATTTCCTTCATTTATTTCCAAAATCAACCCACCTTTGAAGAATTTATGGAAGATGCTTCGAGACGTCTTCATGTTCATTTGCAACAAGACGGTCATGATCCCGAAAGCTTCCGCCGTAATCTTATTTTACATTCGGTGCTACCATGGGTCTCATTTACTTCGGTAAAACATCCGCATAAGGATTTGAAAGATGCCGATATGCCACGTATTACTAATGGTAAATTAATTAAGGATAAAAACCGTATCTGGATGCCGACCAATGTAGAAGCACATCACGGGTTGATGGATGGGTATCAGATGTCTCGTTTTTTTGATAAATTGGAAACTTATTGTGCACGCTGA
- a CDS encoding HAD family hydrolase → MGEIKNIVFDLGGVLLSLDRDKAVKRFEEIGMADAEQMIDPYHQKGIFLDLEEGRLTRKGFYEKVKEHIGKDISAEAIDYAWMGFIVDVEEYKLSYLLELRKKYRVYLISNTNPIIMGWARTSGFTSWGQPIGDFFDRMYTSYEVGACKPSAVIFDYMIKDSGLNPEETLFVDDGIRNIEKGKELGFVTYCPLNGEDWRPVLDKLLKKDL, encoded by the coding sequence ATGGGAGAGATCAAAAACATTGTTTTCGATTTGGGAGGAGTATTGTTATCTCTCGATCGTGACAAAGCCGTAAAACGTTTCGAGGAAATAGGAATGGCTGATGCTGAGCAAATGATAGATCCGTATCATCAGAAAGGAATTTTCCTCGATCTCGAAGAAGGTCGTCTTACCCGCAAGGGGTTTTATGAAAAAGTGAAGGAACATATTGGCAAAGATATATCTGCTGAAGCGATTGATTATGCCTGGATGGGTTTTATTGTCGATGTAGAAGAATATAAACTTTCGTATTTATTGGAATTAAGGAAAAAGTATAGAGTTTATCTCATCAGTAATACCAATCCGATCATTATGGGGTGGGCTCGTACTTCTGGTTTTACTTCATGGGGACAGCCTATAGGCGATTTTTTCGATCGTATGTATACCTCATATGAGGTGGGAGCTTGTAAGCCTTCTGCTGTCATATTCGATTATATGATAAAAGATTCTGGGTTGAACCCGGAAGAGACATTGTTTGTTGACGACGGTATCCGAAATATAGAAAAAGGAAAAGAGCTGGGATTTGTCACTTATTGTCCGTTAAACGGAGAAGATTGGAGGCCGGTTTTGGATAAACTATTAAAAAAAGATTTATAG
- a CDS encoding VOC family protein, which translates to MKIAHIALWTNDIEKLKDFYVRYFGGISNEKYINPHKKFASYLVAFDGGTAIEIMERADVKTLHPENECLGWAHLAFSVGSKDKVDEMTELFRKNGYAVIGEPRTTGDGFYESVILDPEGNRVEITA; encoded by the coding sequence ATGAAGATTGCTCATATTGCACTTTGGACGAATGATATAGAAAAATTAAAGGATTTTTATGTGCGGTATTTCGGAGGAATATCTAATGAGAAATATATAAATCCACATAAAAAATTCGCGTCGTATTTGGTTGCCTTTGACGGAGGAACGGCTATTGAGATAATGGAGCGTGCCGACGTAAAAACACTTCACCCCGAGAATGAATGTCTTGGGTGGGCACACCTCGCTTTTTCGGTCGGATCGAAAGATAAGGTAGATGAAATGACCGAGCTTTTTAGAAAAAATGGATATGCTGTTATCGGAGAGCCTCGTACAACGGGAGACGGTTTTTATGAAAGCGTCATACTCGACCCTGAGGGAAATCGTGTAGAAATTACTGCCTGA
- a CDS encoding NUDIX hydrolase, translating into MKDHTDKKWKVLSSDYLSKEPWFTARREKVQLPNGNIIPSYYILEYPDWINVIAITREGKFIIEKQYRHASGITTYELCAGVCEKEDASPLASAKRELLEETGYGNGAWQELVVTSANPSTHTNKVYCYLATDVEKISEPHLENTEDIDVYLLSPEEVLSILESGEIIQATQALPLWKYFYEKEKNKLSRS; encoded by the coding sequence ATGAAAGACCATACCGATAAAAAATGGAAAGTACTCTCGAGCGATTATCTATCAAAAGAACCTTGGTTTACCGCTAGGCGTGAAAAAGTACAATTACCTAACGGAAACATTATACCGTCTTATTACATACTCGAATATCCCGACTGGATTAACGTCATAGCAATTACCCGTGAAGGAAAATTCATTATCGAAAAACAATACCGTCATGCATCGGGTATCACTACTTACGAACTCTGTGCCGGTGTATGTGAGAAGGAAGATGCATCTCCACTGGCATCAGCAAAGCGTGAATTACTGGAAGAAACAGGATATGGTAACGGAGCATGGCAGGAACTTGTAGTCACTTCCGCTAATCCCAGTACACACACAAACAAAGTATATTGTTATTTGGCAACAGATGTCGAAAAAATATCAGAACCTCATCTTGAAAATACAGAAGATATCGATGTATATCTTTTATCTCCCGAGGAAGTTCTCTCCATTCTCGAAAGTGGTGAAATTATACAAGCCACACAAGCACTACCTCTTTGGAAATATTTTTATGAAAAGGAAAAGAACAAATTATCTCGGTCATAG
- a CDS encoding cob(I)yrinic acid a,c-diamide adenosyltransferase yields MKKSNIYTGTGDKGFTTLVGGAKVSKTDPRLEAYGTVDELNAHIGWLMQVEGTDSENEILSFIQNKLFVIGSYLATDTALTELREASRMKSEDVLRIERRIDELDMQLPPISNFVLPGGTPAAAASHICRTVCRRAERRICEVSSQAEVDDNLMKFMNRLSDYLFVFARFNSFKEIGTEIFWNKSC; encoded by the coding sequence ATGAAAAAAAGTAATATTTATACGGGTACCGGAGATAAAGGTTTTACCACATTGGTAGGTGGGGCTAAAGTATCGAAGACCGATCCTCGTCTCGAGGCATACGGTACGGTTGATGAGCTGAACGCTCATATCGGGTGGTTGATGCAGGTCGAAGGGACCGACTCCGAGAACGAGATTTTGTCTTTTATACAGAACAAACTGTTTGTAATCGGGTCTTATTTGGCAACAGATACAGCATTAACTGAATTGAGAGAGGCAAGCCGTATGAAATCCGAGGATGTACTACGTATCGAAAGACGAATCGATGAACTCGATATGCAGTTACCTCCGATTTCTAATTTTGTGTTACCCGGTGGCACGCCGGCTGCTGCTGCTTCACATATTTGTCGTACAGTATGTCGCAGGGCTGAACGCCGTATATGTGAAGTTTCCTCTCAAGCAGAGGTTGATGATAATCTAATGAAGTTTATGAATCGTCTTTCTGATTATCTATTTGTGTTTGCAAGATTTAACAGTTTTAAGGAGATAGGTACTGAAATTTTCTGGAATAAAAGTTGCTAA
- a CDS encoding DUF2795 domain-containing protein, whose product MYWTLELASKLEDAPWPATKDELIDYAMRSGAPLEVIENLQEMEDEGEIYECIEDIWPDYPSKEDFFFNEEEY is encoded by the coding sequence ATGTATTGGACATTAGAATTGGCCTCGAAACTTGAAGATGCGCCTTGGCCAGCCACGAAAGACGAACTTATCGATTATGCCATGCGTTCGGGCGCTCCGCTGGAAGTGATCGAAAACCTTCAGGAGATGGAGGATGAAGGAGAGATCTACGAATGTATCGAAGATATATGGCCGGATTATCCCAGTAAAGAAGATTTCTTCTTTAACGAGGAAGAATATTAA
- a CDS encoding glycerate kinase family protein, which translates to MKKIVIACDSFKGSVSSIQVSKAVELAIKEVYPYCKVITLPVADGGEGTLEVLMQVKKGESVLVDVHDPLMRPLKAVYGISPDRETAFIEMAAASGLTLLTPAERNPCITTTYGTGEFIADALSRGCRNFIIGIGGSATNDAGTGMMQALGYRFFDRNGEIITTCNGEALSRIASIDAVGLLPGLKESHFTIASDVSNPFSGHQGAAYVFARQKGADEEMIKLLDEGMETYAGLVERLTGVDVECISGAGAAGGLGGCFAAFFCAELNSGIDIILNMLEFDKQISDADMIITGEGRIDGQTLLGKVPFGILERASGKGIPVVALCGSVEESELLENAGFLAVLPVAPGPISLEDAMDVNFTEEQIHRTVRQFLRLINYFSGKFNC; encoded by the coding sequence ATGAAGAAGATAGTCATAGCTTGTGATTCTTTTAAAGGTTCGGTTTCTTCGATACAGGTTTCTAAAGCAGTAGAACTTGCTATAAAAGAAGTATATCCTTATTGTAAAGTGATTACTTTGCCTGTGGCCGATGGGGGAGAAGGTACCTTAGAAGTGCTGATGCAGGTGAAAAAAGGAGAATCTGTGTTGGTGGATGTCCATGACCCTTTGATGCGACCGTTAAAGGCTGTCTATGGAATTTCTCCCGACCGAGAAACTGCATTTATCGAAATGGCTGCGGCCAGTGGTCTTACTCTGTTAACACCTGCAGAGAGGAACCCTTGTATAACGACGACATACGGGACCGGAGAATTTATTGCAGATGCTTTGTCGCGAGGATGTCGTAATTTTATTATTGGCATAGGAGGCAGTGCGACTAATGATGCCGGTACTGGTATGATGCAAGCTCTCGGGTATCGATTTTTCGATAGGAACGGGGAAATTATAACTACATGCAACGGTGAAGCTTTATCCCGTATTGCATCGATTGATGCTGTCGGTTTACTACCGGGTCTGAAAGAATCGCATTTTACAATAGCCAGTGATGTATCTAATCCTTTTTCGGGACATCAAGGTGCAGCATATGTATTTGCCCGACAGAAAGGTGCAGATGAAGAAATGATAAAATTATTGGATGAAGGGATGGAAACCTATGCAGGACTGGTCGAAAGGCTTACGGGAGTGGATGTCGAATGTATCTCGGGTGCTGGTGCTGCCGGAGGGTTGGGGGGATGTTTTGCGGCATTTTTTTGTGCAGAATTAAACTCCGGAATCGATATTATATTGAACATGCTCGAGTTTGATAAGCAGATTTCTGATGCAGATATGATCATTACAGGAGAGGGACGGATAGACGGACAGACTTTACTCGGTAAAGTTCCTTTTGGCATATTGGAAAGAGCTTCAGGAAAAGGAATACCGGTTGTGGCTTTATGCGGTAGTGTAGAAGAGTCGGAATTGCTTGAGAATGCAGGGTTTCTTGCCGTATTACCGGTGGCTCCCGGGCCGATTTCTCTGGAGGATGCCATGGATGTGAATTTTACCGAAGAACAGATACATCGTACAGTTAGACAATTTTTACGTTTGATCAATTATTTTTCCGGGAAATTCAATTGTTAA